CTGTTGCTGCGGATGGGCGTCAGCCCCAACACCGTGACCTTCGTCGGCACGCTCGGCGTATGTGCGGGCTCCCTCGGATTCTTCCCGCGGGGCGAGCTTTTGATCGGCGTACTCGTCGTCACGGCGTTCGTCTTCTCCGACCTCATCGACGGCTACATGGCGCGTTCGTCGGGCCAGACCAGCGTCTGGGGCTCGTTCCTTGACTCCACCCTCGACCGGGTCGGCGACGCCGCGGTGTTCGGCGGCCTGACGCTGTGGTTCGCGTGGGGCGGGGACAACAAGGTCCTCGCGTGCGTCGCCCTGTGGTGTCTCGTCATGGGTGCCGTCACCTCGTACGCCCGCGCGAAGGCCGAGAGCCTCGGCATGCAGGCCAAGGGCGGCATCGCCGAGCGGTCCGACCGGTTGGTGTTGATCCTGGTGATGACGGGGTTCTCCGACATCTTCGATCTGGAGCTGCTGCTCGCGATCGCGCTGTGGCTGCTGGCAGCGGCAAGTGCCGTGACCGTCGTGCAGCGGATGATCATGGTCCGCCGCCAAGCCCTCGCCGAATGAGGACGGACTGGGCGTACCGGCTCGGCTGGAGCGTCGCCTGCCGGCTGCCCGAGTCAGTCGTACACGTGGCATTGGACCAGGTCGCCGACCAGCTGTGGCGGCAACGCGGCAAGGGCGTACGCCGACTCGAGAGCAACCTCGCGCACGCGGTCGCTCCGGAGGTCGCCGCCGACGAGAGCGCCGTGCGGGAGCTGGGGCGCCGGGCGATGCGCTCGTACCTGCGTTACTGGGGTGAGGTTTTCCGCCTGTCACGTTGGTCGCACGATGACATCTTCGCCGGCGTCGAAGTGGAGAACTTCCATCTGCTCCGGGATGCACACGAGGCCGGCCGCGGAGTCGTCGGTGCGCTGCCGCATATGGGCAACTGGGAGCTGGCCGGCGCCTGGTCGTGTGCGATGGGCATCCCGCTGACCGCGGTCGCCGAGCGGTTGCACCCGGAGAGCCTCTACCAGGACTTCGTCGCGTTCCGCGAGAGCCTCGGCATGGAGATCGTTCCGATCAACGGCGGTCCGCCGGTCATGCCGTTGCTCGTCGAGCGGCTCGAAGCCGGCGGATTCGTCTGCCTGCTGTCCGATCGCGACCTCTCCCGCAACGGCATCGAGGTGGAGCTACTCGGGGCACCAGCTCGTGTCCCGCAGGGCCCGGCGTTGCTTGCTCGGCGTACGGGCTCGCTGTTGATCCCGATCACGAGCACGTACGACGATGGACTGATGAGGCTGCGGCTGCACGATCCGGTGCCCGAGACCGACGCGCCGACGATGATGCAGGGCGTCGCCGACGCGTTCGGCGATGCGATCCGAGCGCGTCCGGTCGACTGGCACATGTTGCAGCGGGTCTTCGTGTCGGACCTGGATGAGTGAGCGGTCATGAGAATCGGCATGGTGTGCCCCTACTCGCTTGCCGTGCCCGGTGGAGTCCAGAACCATGTGCAGGACCTGACCGGATCGTTGCTCGCCTCCGGCCATGAGGTGTCGGTGCTTGCACCTGCCGATGACGGCGCGGTCGTACCCGACCACGTCGCGTCCGCCGGGCGGGCCGTTCCTGTGCACTACAACGGAGCGGTCGCGAGGCTCGCGTTCGGACCGGTGGCGATGAGGCGTACGCGACGCTGGATTCGCGACGGTGACTTCGACCTGCTCCACATTCACGAGCCCACCGTGCCGAGCGTCTCCATGATCTCGCTCGGGATGTCGGCATGCCCGGTGGTCGCGACCACGCACAACGCGACACCGAGGCTGCGGGCGATGGCGGTGTCCGAGCCCGTACTGCGTCCGGCGCTGGAGAAGATCAGTGCGCGCATCGCGGTGTCGGAGCATGCGAAGCGGTTCATCGACGAGCACACCGGGGGAGAGGCCGTCATCATCCCGAACGGCCTGTACGCCGAGCATTTCACCGGCCCGCGTACGAACGACCCGGACGAGCCCACGATCGTCTTCCTCGGCCGCTACGACGAGCCGCGCAAGGGTCTCACGGTGCTGTTCGAGGCGATGGGCGACATCCTCGCTGCGCGACCCGACGTGCGCGTGATCGTCGCCGGTGTCGGACACGAGGCCGAGGCGCGATCGCGACTGCCGGGTCACCTCGGGTCGCGGGTGAGGTTCGTCGGGCCGATCGACGACGAGGAGAAAGCGAAACTACTACGCGGAGCCGACCTGTACGTCGCCCCCAACACCGGCGGCGAGAGCTTCGGCATCGTGCTGATCGAGGCGATGGCCGCGGGTGCGCCGGTGGTCGCGAGCGATCTGCCTGCGTTCGCGACGGTCCTGGAGGACGGCCGACTCGGCCGGTTGTTCCACAACGGTGATCCGAAGTCGCTCGCCCGAACTGTGGTCGACGTACTTGCCGATCCGGATGCCGAGGCGAGGGCGAAGCTCGCTGCGGACGCCGTGTGGAAGTACGACTGGAGCGTCGTCACTCGCTCGATCGTGCGCGTGTACGACGCCGTCGTCGGGCAGACGGGGAGCACGCCATGACGGAGCTGAGCTGGATCCTTGCGGCGTTGCTCGTCATCGGCGTCGTCGCCGTGTTTCTGTCGTGGACGGCGGGCCGCCTCGACCGGATGCACATCCGGCTCACGACGGCACATGCGTCGTTGGACCGCCAGCTGATCGACAGGTCGTCTACCGTGCGCGACTTCGCGGTCTCGGGGCTCGTCGACCCGGCAGCGACCCTCGTACTCGTGGAGGCCGCCGACAGCGCCCGCGCCGCGCCGCCGGCCGAGCGCGAAGACGCCGAGGGCGAGCTGTCGCGGCTCGTTCGTACCGTGTTGGGGCCGGCCGAGGAGGCCGACGATGTCTGGAACAGAGCCGACGAGCCACACCGCGAACTGTTGGCGGATCTGGTCGCGTCATGCGAGCGCGTGCGGTACGCGCATCGCTTCCACAACGACCTCGTCGAGCGTACGCAGGCGATGCGCCGGCGTCCGGTCGTACGCGTCTTCCGGCTCGCCGGCCGCGCACCATGGCCGCAGCCGTTCGTGTTCGACGACGCGGCACCCGAGGGCCTGACCCGGCTGGTCGGCCAGGCCGCTTCGGGCCGCGCGGGCTGAGCGCTGCCCGCGAATTACCACGGGCCCGTGGTAATTCGCGCCGCTACCCCGGCAAGTTTGCTCCGTAGCGGCGATAAATCACTGGGGAGCGGTGACCGCGTGGGTCGGACCTCCGCGTACGGACCGGTGTCTGGCGGCCGTACGATGGGAACCGGAGCCACTCACCCCGCAGAGAACCCGAGGAACACCCGTGACTGAAGCTGTGACCGCCCCCGAGCCCACCCACGACGTCGGCACCGCTCGCGTCAAGCGCGGCATGGCCGAGATGCTCAAGGGCGGCGTGATCATGGACGTCGTCGATGCCGAGCAGGCGAAGATCGCCGAGGATGCCGGCGCCGTTGCGGTGATGGCCTTGGAGCGCGTACCTGCCGATATCCGCTCGCAGGGCGGCGTCGCACGGATGAGTGATCCGGACCTGATCGACGGCATCGTCGAAGCCGTGTCGATCCCCGTGATGGCCAA
The sequence above is drawn from the Nocardioidaceae bacterium SCSIO 66511 genome and encodes:
- a CDS encoding CDP-alcohol phosphatidyltransferase family protein; protein product: MLERFRSFFTAVFRPIADLLLRMGVSPNTVTFVGTLGVCAGSLGFFPRGELLIGVLVVTAFVFSDLIDGYMARSSGQTSVWGSFLDSTLDRVGDAAVFGGLTLWFAWGGDNKVLACVALWCLVMGAVTSYARAKAESLGMQAKGGIAERSDRLVLILVMTGFSDIFDLELLLAIALWLLAAASAVTVVQRMIMVRRQALAE
- a CDS encoding phosphatidylinositol mannoside acyltransferase, with the protein product MRTDWAYRLGWSVACRLPESVVHVALDQVADQLWRQRGKGVRRLESNLAHAVAPEVAADESAVRELGRRAMRSYLRYWGEVFRLSRWSHDDIFAGVEVENFHLLRDAHEAGRGVVGALPHMGNWELAGAWSCAMGIPLTAVAERLHPESLYQDFVAFRESLGMEIVPINGGPPVMPLLVERLEAGGFVCLLSDRDLSRNGIEVELLGAPARVPQGPALLARRTGSLLIPITSTYDDGLMRLRLHDPVPETDAPTMMQGVADAFGDAIRARPVDWHMLQRVFVSDLDE
- a CDS encoding glycosyltransferase family 4 protein translates to MRIGMVCPYSLAVPGGVQNHVQDLTGSLLASGHEVSVLAPADDGAVVPDHVASAGRAVPVHYNGAVARLAFGPVAMRRTRRWIRDGDFDLLHIHEPTVPSVSMISLGMSACPVVATTHNATPRLRAMAVSEPVLRPALEKISARIAVSEHAKRFIDEHTGGEAVIIPNGLYAEHFTGPRTNDPDEPTIVFLGRYDEPRKGLTVLFEAMGDILAARPDVRVIVAGVGHEAEARSRLPGHLGSRVRFVGPIDDEEKAKLLRGADLYVAPNTGGESFGIVLIEAMAAGAPVVASDLPAFATVLEDGRLGRLFHNGDPKSLARTVVDVLADPDAEARAKLAADAVWKYDWSVVTRSIVRVYDAVVGQTGSTP